A region from the candidate division WOR-3 bacterium genome encodes:
- a CDS encoding T9SS type A sorting domain-containing protein, with translation MRPVLNVAARIVFMLAAVCTAEPLTWIKRYGMPDRAEFAFGGIVETGNGNFVVCGGTWSNIPWDKDGYIIKIDAFGDTVWTRRVGTMGVGAGGDFIFDVILNNNNELVFTGTKYSPRYGRQVWFLRVSQNGEILTDKTIGDTLEDNGGAMIQNPDGTYLILGDTKNRGTQIGGKDIWLLKLDQNGDTIWTRTYDLQYADQGAGITATGDGGYLMTAFSCTGEWPFPPAYMGFASYLVIDTFGNLQKVMSFREDSLTTLGRPERTRAGGWILAGQRSQNDVFPNRDIWVMKLDARADTQWTRTIGTRGRYDGGASIIESRSSGYYLTAYSQTYAPPGMGYDNWWLLRLDDAGDTLWTRWYGGPLNDDPSAIILTSDSGLAIAGWRDANSWDSLTLGNADFWVIKADTNGLVSGIKDAPPVQGGLRGRFDVYPNPCRDVATVRFAVPGPQHVRLHVSDVLGRRMFTLIDRKLSQGSHAVRCDMSGLPGGVYYCELESDKGPSQVTKLLRL, from the coding sequence ATGAGACCAGTCCTCAACGTAGCTGCCCGCATCGTTTTCATGCTGGCCGCGGTTTGTACCGCTGAGCCGCTGACGTGGATAAAGCGGTACGGGATGCCCGACCGGGCTGAATTCGCGTTTGGCGGCATCGTGGAAACAGGCAACGGTAATTTCGTAGTGTGTGGAGGAACCTGGTCCAACATCCCCTGGGACAAAGACGGTTACATTATCAAGATAGACGCTTTCGGTGACACGGTCTGGACAAGACGGGTTGGCACGATGGGCGTCGGCGCAGGCGGAGACTTCATCTTTGACGTAATCCTGAACAACAATAACGAGCTGGTCTTTACCGGTACCAAGTATAGTCCCCGATACGGAAGGCAGGTCTGGTTTCTAAGAGTCAGTCAGAATGGCGAAATCCTTACAGACAAGACCATCGGTGACACTCTGGAGGACAACGGCGGCGCGATGATTCAGAACCCGGACGGCACATATCTGATTCTGGGCGATACGAAGAACCGTGGAACCCAGATTGGTGGCAAGGACATCTGGCTGCTGAAGCTTGACCAGAATGGCGATACAATATGGACTAGAACCTACGACCTGCAGTACGCGGATCAGGGAGCCGGAATCACTGCAACCGGAGATGGCGGGTACTTGATGACCGCGTTCAGTTGCACTGGTGAATGGCCGTTTCCTCCGGCATACATGGGCTTTGCCAGTTATCTTGTGATTGATACGTTCGGCAACCTGCAAAAGGTGATGTCATTCCGTGAGGACAGTCTGACGACGCTCGGCCGACCTGAAAGAACAAGAGCCGGCGGATGGATTCTTGCCGGACAGCGAAGCCAGAACGATGTATTCCCAAACCGCGACATCTGGGTCATGAAACTAGACGCCCGTGCCGACACACAGTGGACAAGAACCATCGGCACCAGGGGCCGGTATGACGGCGGAGCCAGTATTATCGAAAGCCGTAGCAGTGGCTACTACCTTACCGCCTATTCCCAGACCTATGCTCCGCCGGGAATGGGCTATGACAACTGGTGGCTGCTCCGGCTGGATGATGCTGGCGATACACTCTGGACACGGTGGTATGGCGGCCCTTTGAACGACGACCCTTCCGCCATCATCTTGACATCAGACAGTGGCCTAGCCATAGCGGGCTGGCGCGACGCCAACTCCTGGGATAGCCTAACTCTGGGCAACGCTGACTTCTGGGTCATCAAGGCCGATACAAACGGTCTGGTCAGCGGAATCAAGGACGCTCCGCCTGTTCAGGGCGGATTGCGCGGGCGTTTCGATGTGTATCCGAACCCATGTCGAGATGTGGCCACGGTGCGTTTCGCGGTTCCTGGCCCGCAGCACGTACGGCTACATGTGTCTGATGTCCTGGGGCGGAGAATGTTTACCCTGATTGACCGGAAGTTGAGCCAAGGCTCGCACGCAGTCAGGTGCGACATGAGCGGGCTTCCCGGCGGTGTGTACTACTGTGAGCTAGAGTCGGACAAAGGACCGAGTCAGGTCACAAAGCTCCTGCGACTCTAG
- a CDS encoding GIY-YIG nuclease family protein, which yields MSRIKRQQSRMRRAVYVLILWNQKARNMRVGALGRLDFPAGFYLYVGSGGLNAVRRVQRHLARKKRVRWHIDYLTTGRNRMRPVDAYFFPGMRECCLVRTLAAARCECGRKPMRIYEPAAGDLHRQHFPGFGSSDCRCRSHLFYAANLTSLAKALRLLH from the coding sequence ATGTCAAGAATCAAGCGCCAGCAATCTAGAATGCGTCGGGCTGTGTATGTCCTTATCCTGTGGAACCAGAAGGCACGCAACATGAGAGTGGGAGCACTGGGAAGGCTTGACTTTCCTGCCGGATTCTACCTATACGTTGGATCAGGCGGACTGAATGCGGTCAGGAGGGTTCAGCGCCATTTGGCGAGGAAGAAGCGTGTGCGGTGGCACATAGACTACCTCACCACCGGCCGGAATAGAATGAGGCCGGTGGACGCATATTTCTTTCCTGGAATGCGCGAGTGCTGTCTAGTCCGCACACTAGCTGCGGCACGCTGTGAATGCGGCCGTAAACCGATGCGCATTTACGAACCGGCCGCTGGTGACCTGCACCGCCAGCACTTCCCCGGTTTCGGCTCCTCTGACTGCCGCTGCCGGTCCCACTTGTTCTACGCGGCGAACCTTACTTCGCTTGCCAAAGCACTCAGGCTGCTCCACTGA
- a CDS encoding aminoacetone oxidase family FAD-binding enzyme: MDVHLAEDQDVSDLAIVGGGASGLAAAVAGARLGLSVTVFEKMDRCGHKLCLTGGRKANFAHEATPTQIADRFEQGQRLLPLLRRFPYQRIIRFFGSLGITSRTDADGCIWPCGLDAAGVRDRLVQEAARLDVVIRTSCRVTALEHAAGRSQTAEPGDRGQRWVVVTPEGRFLCRNICVATGGASFPQTGSTGDGLELCRRLGLATSPWFPALCALRTAEDLSSLAGITQPRVATELVIDSTVAQRAEGPFVFAHQYVSGSAVLVPSGRAARALGAGQDVRLKIDWVPDRSREQLAAEFAEARRIHPRQQVLTRLAGYVARRLGKVICAQAGVPPDRMLCELSRAGEKQAIAALKGTVFGITGTEPMERATVTGGGVSLDEIDITTCQACRFPGLYITGELLDTWAETGGYNLHFAWATGIAVAEAIAGRQLK; encoded by the coding sequence ATGGACGTCCATCTCGCAGAAGATCAGGATGTTAGCGATTTGGCCATTGTCGGTGGTGGAGCCAGCGGGCTTGCCGCGGCTGTGGCCGGTGCACGGCTCGGTCTTTCGGTCACGGTATTTGAGAAGATGGATCGGTGTGGGCACAAGTTGTGTCTGACCGGCGGCCGGAAAGCGAACTTTGCCCATGAAGCGACTCCGACGCAGATAGCAGACCGATTCGAGCAAGGCCAGAGGCTGCTACCCCTGCTGCGGCGTTTCCCGTACCAGCGCATTATCCGATTCTTCGGCTCACTAGGCATTACTAGCCGGACTGACGCAGACGGATGTATCTGGCCCTGCGGCCTTGATGCGGCTGGTGTCCGGGACCGGTTGGTGCAAGAGGCAGCAAGACTGGACGTTGTTATCAGAACGTCGTGTCGGGTCACGGCACTGGAGCATGCAGCAGGACGAAGTCAGACTGCAGAACCGGGAGACAGGGGCCAGCGTTGGGTTGTGGTGACACCGGAGGGAAGGTTTCTGTGCCGGAACATATGCGTCGCCACCGGCGGTGCGAGTTTCCCCCAGACCGGCTCGACCGGTGATGGACTTGAGCTGTGCCGACGGCTCGGGCTTGCGACTTCACCGTGGTTTCCAGCCCTGTGCGCATTGCGCACGGCCGAAGACCTTTCAAGCCTTGCCGGAATCACCCAGCCGCGGGTCGCAACCGAACTTGTGATTGACTCCACAGTTGCCCAGCGGGCCGAAGGTCCTTTTGTGTTCGCACACCAGTACGTCTCCGGTTCGGCCGTGCTTGTGCCGTCCGGTCGCGCGGCCCGGGCACTCGGAGCAGGCCAGGACGTCAGACTGAAGATTGACTGGGTGCCGGACAGGAGTCGCGAACAGCTTGCCGCAGAGTTCGCTGAAGCGCGCCGGATTCATCCTAGGCAGCAGGTTCTAACCCGGCTGGCCGGCTACGTTGCCCGCAGGCTTGGCAAGGTGATATGCGCCCAGGCTGGTGTGCCGCCGGACCGGATGCTGTGCGAGCTTTCGCGAGCCGGGGAGAAGCAGGCAATCGCCGCTCTGAAAGGCACGGTCTTCGGCATCACCGGGACCGAGCCGATGGAGCGTGCGACCGTGACCGGCGGCGGGGTTAGCTTGGACGAAATTGACATCACCACCTGCCAGGCCTGCCGGTTTCCCGGCCTTTACATAACTGGAGAACTATTGGACACCTGGGCCGAGACCGGCGGTTACAACCTACACTTTGCCTGGGCAACAGGAATCGCGGTCGCGGAAGCAATCGCAGGTAGGCAGTTGAAATGA
- a CDS encoding secondary thiamine-phosphate synthase enzyme YjbQ, which produces MVFADSFRLETAGFCDIKDITKQVRRVVEKSGIRNGIVCIANPGSTAGITTVEFEPGAVTDLKEALNRLAPQDRRYRHNDTWGDGNGFAHLRSALVGASRAFPVREGKLVLGTWQQIVFLDFDNRPRQRSVIVTVVGE; this is translated from the coding sequence ATGGTCTTTGCCGACAGCTTCAGGCTTGAAACAGCCGGTTTCTGCGACATCAAAGACATCACCAAACAGGTCCGGCGCGTTGTCGAGAAGTCAGGAATCAGAAACGGCATCGTCTGCATCGCGAACCCAGGTTCGACCGCGGGTATCACGACGGTCGAGTTCGAGCCAGGTGCGGTTACAGACTTGAAGGAGGCACTAAACCGTCTGGCCCCGCAGGACCGGCGCTACCGCCACAACGACACCTGGGGCGATGGTAACGGGTTCGCCCACCTGCGTTCTGCTCTCGTTGGCGCCTCGCGCGCGTTTCCGGTCAGGGAAGGTAAATTGGTGCTGGGGACGTGGCAACAGATTGTATTTCTCGATTTCGACAACCGTCCACGGCAGAGGAGTGTGATTGTCACTGTTGTCGGCGAATAA
- a CDS encoding tetratricopeptide repeat protein, whose amino-acid sequence MPGLSTRGTMQETFSLNKANRCCAVGRGVIWPGRHAILAVVAAFVGSRIVYFLLGVRFDTSAFPAAMHFIDLPLMKTNLLQSIYYLHGQPPLYNLFVGLVVNLFPEHYGLALHVVYLVLGLSLAVGLVILMLGLGVSPALSVLLAGLFVASPATVLYENWLFYTYPVTVLLVLATVFLHRFLAKGQVWHGLGFFSLLAAIVLIRSLFHLAWFLLVAWLLVLLQPGRRKQVVCAVAAPLMIVLFVYVKNLALFGQFTTSTWLGASLSKLTLAMPLAERQTLVHEGKLSRFALMHPFGSVRSFRPYIPDQPVTGIPILDQETKADGSPNAHNRAFIDIYGRYLRDAMYVIRHRPMVYLRSVLRAWAIWFFPTSDFVWLAPNGLRVRPLVEFWTAVFSGTLIATPCYKTYASGHDFADIGFFSVLAFVSALVFGLVGCRVSFSQQRPGSDEAATQTTVLVMVLTILYVAVVGNAADIGENNRFRFMVEPLVLVLVGLLFDTGLRRFRKQLLMVLGILAVAGIGAFALQRAFPNPRIRGRQLVYAADISLARGDFDRAEAELRRAVELDPKSADARFRLATVLAGRGELNRAIAEFQEAVRLKPDEPDFRQQLAVHLAYAGRFDAARRELRELRCRYPFSAEVANYLGLTWRLEGRLDSAIAEFCQALTLDSLAPELSYNLGSTLLAAGENRSAIIYLDRALRSDPSFGPAMVSLAAAYDSIGQPDSATVWRARSWTDGPEFRYRYAIWKED is encoded by the coding sequence TTGCCGGGACTTTCAACGCGGGGAACGATGCAAGAAACATTCTCGCTGAACAAGGCGAATCGGTGCTGCGCAGTCGGGCGCGGTGTCATCTGGCCAGGTCGTCATGCCATTCTGGCTGTTGTTGCAGCCTTTGTCGGGTCCCGAATCGTCTACTTCTTGCTCGGCGTGCGATTTGACACTAGTGCATTCCCCGCGGCTATGCACTTCATTGACCTTCCGCTGATGAAGACCAATCTCTTACAGTCAATCTACTACCTCCACGGCCAGCCGCCGCTTTACAATTTGTTCGTGGGGTTGGTTGTGAATCTGTTCCCGGAGCACTACGGTTTGGCGCTGCACGTTGTCTATCTGGTGCTGGGCTTGAGCCTTGCGGTTGGCCTGGTGATACTGATGTTGGGGCTCGGCGTGTCGCCTGCACTGAGTGTGCTGCTGGCCGGACTGTTTGTGGCATCTCCGGCAACGGTGCTTTACGAGAACTGGCTGTTCTATACCTATCCAGTCACCGTACTACTTGTCCTCGCAACGGTCTTCCTTCATCGTTTTCTTGCCAAAGGACAGGTGTGGCACGGGCTTGGCTTTTTCTCGCTGCTTGCCGCGATTGTCCTTATCCGGAGCCTGTTTCACCTTGCCTGGTTTCTGCTTGTGGCTTGGCTGCTTGTTCTGTTGCAACCGGGTCGGCGCAAGCAGGTGGTATGTGCCGTAGCCGCACCACTGATGATTGTGCTCTTTGTCTATGTCAAGAACTTGGCACTCTTTGGCCAGTTCACGACTAGCACCTGGCTTGGTGCGAGCCTGTCAAAGCTGACTCTGGCGATGCCGCTAGCTGAGCGCCAGACCTTGGTTCATGAGGGCAAGCTCTCGCGTTTCGCACTCATGCATCCGTTTGGCAGCGTTCGGTCATTTCGACCATACATTCCTGACCAGCCAGTTACCGGTATTCCGATACTCGACCAGGAGACTAAGGCCGATGGCAGTCCGAATGCTCACAACCGGGCATTCATTGACATCTACGGCCGTTATCTACGCGATGCAATGTACGTTATTCGACACCGTCCCATGGTGTACCTGCGCAGCGTACTCAGAGCCTGGGCAATCTGGTTCTTTCCGACAAGTGACTTTGTCTGGCTTGCACCCAATGGGCTGCGGGTCAGACCGCTGGTTGAGTTCTGGACAGCAGTGTTCTCAGGTACGCTGATTGCGACGCCGTGCTACAAGACCTATGCGTCTGGCCACGACTTTGCGGACATTGGTTTCTTCTCGGTACTCGCTTTTGTTTCGGCACTCGTGTTCGGGCTCGTAGGCTGCAGGGTAAGCTTCAGTCAGCAAAGGCCGGGGTCGGACGAAGCCGCAACGCAAACGACCGTGCTGGTTATGGTTTTGACCATCCTGTATGTGGCAGTGGTCGGTAACGCGGCCGACATCGGCGAGAACAACCGGTTCCGGTTCATGGTTGAGCCACTTGTGCTTGTACTAGTCGGACTGCTGTTTGATACTGGACTGCGCCGGTTCCGGAAACAGCTCCTGATGGTGCTCGGCATCCTGGCCGTGGCCGGCATCGGCGCATTTGCGCTCCAGCGGGCATTTCCGAACCCCAGGATTCGGGGCCGGCAGTTAGTGTACGCTGCTGACATTAGCCTGGCAAGAGGCGACTTTGACCGGGCAGAGGCTGAGCTGCGCCGTGCGGTTGAGCTTGACCCTAAGTCTGCGGATGCACGCTTTCGACTGGCGACGGTGCTTGCCGGTCGCGGGGAGCTGAATCGGGCAATAGCCGAGTTCCAGGAAGCGGTTCGGCTCAAGCCTGACGAACCTGATTTCCGTCAGCAACTGGCCGTGCATCTGGCATATGCCGGCAGGTTCGACGCTGCGCGCCGGGAGTTACGTGAACTCAGGTGTCGCTACCCGTTCTCGGCCGAGGTTGCGAACTACCTTGGTCTGACGTGGCGTCTCGAGGGGCGACTTGACTCGGCAATTGCCGAGTTCTGCCAGGCCCTTACGCTCGACTCCCTAGCACCGGAGCTTTCCTACAATCTAGGCAGCACGCTGCTGGCCGCGGGAGAGAACCGCTCAGCAATCATCTACCTCGACCGTGCGCTGCGTTCAGACCCAAGCTTCGGACCGGCAATGGTCAGCTTGGCCGCGGCCTACGACAGCATCGGCCAGCCGGACTCGGCTACTGTCTGGCGAGCCAGGAGCTGGACGGATGGCCCCGAGTTCCGGTACCGCTATGCCATTTGGAAAGAAGACTAG
- the aqpZ gene encoding aquaporin Z: MAERSWKRYLAELIGTFCLVFIGCGSAVIAGSHIGFAGISVAFGLAVLAMVYAIGPISGCHINPAISLAMLVAGKQKVVDTIMYVVAQCVGTVLAALVLYAVAAGLPGYSLAENGLGQNGFDAGSPAGYPLGAAFLAEVVLTALFVFVVFGATSEKAPAGFAGVAIGLALVFIHLVGIPITGTSVNPARSLGPALVVRGQALSQVWVFIVAPLIGGIIAALVWMLVREKPAAA; encoded by the coding sequence ATGGCTGAGAGAAGCTGGAAACGCTACCTGGCCGAACTCATCGGGACTTTCTGCCTGGTGTTTATCGGCTGCGGCAGCGCGGTAATCGCCGGCAGCCACATCGGGTTCGCCGGCATATCGGTTGCGTTCGGGCTTGCGGTGCTCGCGATGGTCTACGCAATCGGCCCAATTTCCGGATGTCACATCAATCCCGCAATATCGCTCGCAATGCTGGTTGCGGGCAAGCAGAAGGTCGTTGACACCATAATGTACGTCGTGGCGCAGTGCGTGGGCACGGTACTTGCCGCGCTTGTACTCTACGCGGTCGCGGCCGGCCTGCCCGGGTATTCACTTGCAGAAAACGGTCTTGGCCAGAACGGTTTTGACGCTGGCTCGCCGGCCGGGTACCCGCTCGGCGCGGCGTTTCTGGCCGAGGTCGTGCTGACTGCGCTGTTCGTCTTCGTTGTGTTCGGTGCGACGAGCGAGAAAGCGCCGGCCGGATTTGCCGGGGTTGCCATCGGCCTCGCGCTGGTTTTCATTCACCTGGTCGGCATTCCCATCACCGGCACGTCGGTGAACCCGGCCCGCAGTCTGGGCCCGGCGCTTGTGGTCAGGGGCCAGGCTTTGTCCCAGGTCTGGGTGTTCATCGTCGCGCCCTTAATCGGCGGTATCATCGCGGCCTTGGTCTGGATGCTGGTGCGCGAGAAACCGGCCGCGGCGTAA